One Nitrospira sp. DNA window includes the following coding sequences:
- a CDS encoding CRISPR-associated protein Cas1, with amino-acid sequence MTPEPLPDPQGPVKSPVSPAPVLELLPPVPRQINLYTGEEELPNFMLDFFPPGVQEHVLEEGLAVVQSPEGLTVSLSGFGGYVGKKSERLVLKKKDGKVIWQVPFDHIHELQLASSGLSVSVDAVAALADRGVRVSIVGYDGRPVAQIASPMLTASIQIRRAQLEALGNGRGLMLACAIASGKLLNQARLLKYCVKNLRLTQPELFRVIREKVSLILRARRDILRGPWSDLEKARSMIMGLEGQAAKVYWTGISQLIEKQAEFTHRAHRGAGDFVNSLLNYGYGVLYSQVWGAIQNAGLEPFAGYLHTDRPGKPSLVLDLTEEFRAPVVDRTIIAALRLGQLQLPANGSNKGLDADTRSILVDRLLRRLESRERWKGADYQVRSIIQMQARQVASFLTDRQTRYVPFRFKW; translated from the coding sequence ATGACCCCGGAACCGCTTCCTGATCCGCAAGGCCCAGTCAAATCACCTGTTTCTCCTGCCCCTGTTCTTGAACTCCTTCCTCCCGTTCCTCGTCAAATTAATCTCTACACCGGTGAGGAAGAGTTACCCAACTTCATGCTCGATTTTTTCCCGCCCGGTGTTCAGGAGCATGTGCTTGAAGAGGGCCTCGCGGTTGTGCAGAGTCCCGAGGGGCTCACGGTCAGTCTGTCGGGATTCGGCGGGTATGTGGGGAAGAAGAGCGAACGGCTGGTCTTGAAGAAAAAAGACGGCAAAGTCATCTGGCAGGTTCCGTTCGATCATATCCATGAGCTGCAACTTGCATCCTCAGGGCTTTCTGTCTCTGTCGATGCGGTCGCAGCTTTGGCAGATCGTGGTGTTCGCGTGTCGATCGTTGGTTATGACGGACGGCCTGTCGCTCAAATAGCGTCGCCGATGTTGACTGCGAGCATACAAATTCGGCGGGCGCAACTTGAAGCACTGGGAAATGGACGAGGGCTGATGTTGGCCTGTGCGATTGCCTCGGGTAAGTTGCTCAATCAGGCTCGGCTCCTCAAATATTGCGTCAAGAATCTTCGATTGACTCAGCCGGAACTGTTTAGGGTAATCCGTGAGAAGGTCTCGCTGATTCTCCGTGCGCGACGGGATATTCTGCGCGGGCCGTGGTCGGATTTGGAGAAAGCCCGTTCCATGATCATGGGGTTGGAAGGTCAGGCGGCCAAGGTCTATTGGACAGGCATTTCACAGCTGATTGAAAAGCAGGCTGAGTTTACCCACCGCGCCCACCGCGGCGCCGGTGATTTCGTAAACTCGCTGCTTAACTATGGATATGGAGTCCTCTATAGCCAAGTGTGGGGTGCCATTCAGAACGCAGGTCTTGAACCATTTGCCGGATATCTCCATACCGACCGGCCCGGCAAGCCGAGTCTTGTGCTTGATCTTACAGAGGAATTCCGAGCGCCGGTGGTCGATAGGACGATTATTGCCGCTTTGCGCCTGGGACAACTTCAACTGCCGGCGAATGGATCGAACAAAGGCCTTGATGCCGATACTCGATCAATACTGGTTGACCGGCTGCTGCGGCGGCTCGAAAGTCGTGAACGGTGGAAGGGTGCGGATTATCAAGTTCGCTCGATCATTCAGATGCAGGCGCGTCAGGTGGCGTCGTTTCTTACCGACCGACAGACCCGATATGTGCCGTTCCGATTCAAGTGGTAA
- a CDS encoding Peptidase M23B produces the protein MKRAAGLDKTMSSLDRLFIISIVLLASVFPVELFPNSAPTQRGADGRFSGKQGQVLVITVPNLRDATTVKGRFLGRTVTLFPNPSAGEAGYIGLLGIDLQDEPGTHELTIDAQLGEQMRHFTYQVFVAKEKFAVEHLTLPKDKVDLDEKAAARWKAEQEQVRKALAEESAMRLWQAGFIEPVHGKRTGIFGSVRIMNGQARNPHNGEDIGAPLGTAVMASNDGVVRLTVDHIFSGRGVYLDHGLGLYSMYFHLSDVLVKEGDLIKAGQVIGKVGATGRATGPHLHWGMKANGARVNPYALLELPFPQNPASATPVLAVPALPTKEDAAPTAVGSDSR, from the coding sequence ATGAAACGGGCTGCGGGGCTGGACAAGACCATGTCGTCGCTGGATCGCCTCTTTATCATTTCCATCGTCCTGCTGGCCAGCGTGTTTCCGGTCGAGCTGTTCCCCAACTCGGCACCCACGCAGCGAGGCGCCGACGGACGGTTCAGCGGGAAACAGGGGCAGGTCCTCGTCATCACGGTGCCGAACCTCAGGGACGCCACCACCGTGAAGGGCCGATTCCTTGGTCGTACCGTCACGTTGTTTCCGAACCCTTCCGCCGGCGAAGCCGGGTATATCGGGTTGCTGGGGATCGACCTGCAGGATGAGCCGGGCACGCATGAATTGACGATCGATGCGCAACTGGGCGAGCAGATGCGGCACTTCACCTATCAGGTCTTCGTGGCGAAGGAGAAATTCGCCGTCGAACATCTCACCTTGCCGAAAGACAAGGTCGATCTCGATGAGAAGGCAGCGGCGCGCTGGAAGGCCGAGCAGGAGCAGGTCCGTAAGGCCTTGGCCGAAGAATCCGCCATGCGGTTGTGGCAGGCGGGGTTCATCGAACCGGTCCATGGAAAACGCACCGGCATCTTCGGCAGCGTCCGCATCATGAACGGCCAGGCCAGGAATCCCCACAACGGCGAAGATATCGGCGCGCCGCTCGGCACGGCCGTCATGGCCAGCAACGACGGGGTCGTCCGCCTCACCGTGGACCATATCTTTTCCGGCAGGGGCGTCTATCTGGACCATGGCCTCGGCCTCTACTCGATGTATTTCCACCTCTCAGACGTGCTGGTCAAGGAGGGCGACTTGATCAAGGCCGGCCAGGTCATCGGCAAGGTCGGTGCCACAGGCCGCGCCACCGGCCCCCATCTCCACTGGGGAATGAAGGCGAACGGCGCCCGGGTGAATCCCTATGCGCTGCTGGAACTCCCCTTTCCCCAGAATCCCGCCTCAGCCACACCGGTCCTTGCAGTTCCGGCGCTTCCGACCAAAGAAGATGCCGCTCCGACCGCCGTCGGGAGCGATAGCCGGTAA
- a CDS encoding Pup ligase PafA, possible component of postulated heterodimer PafA-PafA' produces the protein MQQRIFGLENEYGLIFSPNGKIYLPMEKVLGYIFEGLIPNSWPSNAFLVNGARFYQDTGCHPEYSTPECDNILDLVVHDKAGERLLEACLPAAEERLREEGLSGEIYIFKNNTDSLGNTYGCHENYLMRRDVDFWKVTEQLIPFFVTRQIYSGAGKVLKVSGKPQYFISQRAQHIHEKTSSSTTSSRSIINTRDEPHADAEKYRRLHIIVGDSNMSEYATYLKVGTATLVLSMAEAGFSVTGMELEDPVKAIREISRDPTLNKKVKLDDGRQMTAIEIQRVYVKRAKEFLAAQDHDPILDDVLTKWVWVLDRLEEDPMQLVHEVDWVMKKHLIQSYIDKKDCGWDDPRVFLLDLQFHDVKRTRGLYYLMENRGMAVRVVEEEAVQRAMSVPPQTTRAKVRGDFIRFARAKNRSYTVDWTYLKLNGYWEETILCMDPFSAVNRRVEELLAQVSGVRFYR, from the coding sequence ATGCAACAGCGAATTTTCGGCCTGGAAAACGAATATGGCCTGATCTTCTCCCCGAACGGGAAGATCTATCTCCCGATGGAGAAGGTGTTGGGCTATATCTTCGAGGGGCTGATTCCCAACAGTTGGCCGTCCAACGCATTCCTGGTCAACGGGGCGCGATTCTACCAGGACACCGGCTGCCACCCCGAGTATTCCACGCCGGAATGCGACAACATCCTCGATCTGGTCGTGCACGACAAGGCCGGTGAGCGATTGCTGGAGGCCTGTTTGCCGGCGGCCGAAGAGCGCCTGCGGGAAGAAGGCCTGTCCGGTGAAATCTATATTTTCAAGAACAACACCGACTCGCTCGGCAATACCTACGGTTGCCATGAGAACTACCTCATGCGCCGGGACGTCGATTTCTGGAAAGTCACCGAGCAGCTCATTCCGTTTTTCGTGACGCGACAAATCTACTCCGGCGCCGGCAAGGTGTTGAAGGTCTCGGGCAAGCCGCAATACTTCATCTCGCAGCGCGCCCAACATATCCATGAAAAGACCTCGTCCTCCACTACGTCGTCACGGAGCATCATCAATACCCGCGATGAACCCCATGCGGACGCGGAGAAATACCGGCGGCTCCACATCATCGTGGGCGACTCGAACATGTCGGAGTATGCCACCTATCTGAAGGTCGGGACCGCGACCCTGGTGCTCTCGATGGCCGAAGCAGGTTTTTCCGTCACCGGTATGGAACTCGAAGATCCCGTCAAGGCCATCCGCGAGATTTCCCGCGACCCCACACTCAATAAAAAAGTAAAGTTGGACGACGGTCGGCAGATGACCGCCATCGAAATCCAGCGGGTCTACGTCAAGCGCGCGAAAGAATTTCTGGCGGCGCAGGACCATGATCCGATCCTGGACGACGTCCTGACCAAGTGGGTCTGGGTACTGGATCGTCTCGAAGAGGACCCGATGCAATTGGTGCACGAGGTCGATTGGGTGATGAAGAAGCACCTCATCCAATCGTACATCGACAAGAAAGACTGCGGCTGGGATGATCCCAGGGTCTTCCTGTTGGATTTGCAATTTCATGACGTGAAACGCACCCGCGGACTGTATTATTTGATGGAGAATCGGGGGATGGCCGTTCGGGTGGTGGAGGAAGAAGCCGTGCAACGGGCCATGTCGGTGCCGCCCCAGACCACCCGCGCAAAGGTCCGCGGCGACTTCATTCGATTTGCGCGTGCCAAGAACCGCTCCTATACGGTAGACTGGACCTATCTGAAGTTGAACGGGTACTGGGAAGAGACGATCCTCTGTATGGATCCGTTCAGCGCAGTGAACCGGCGGGTCGAAGAATTGTTGGCACAGGTTTCCGGCGTCCGATTTTATCGATGA
- a CDS encoding Proteasome subunit alpha, bacterial, with protein sequence MPLPYYVSPEQMMQDKAEYAKKGIAKGRSIIALEYVDGILLAADNPSSSLHKVSEVYDRIAFAGAGKYSEFEHLRKAGIRHADLTGYMYSREDVSARTLSNAYSQSLGTAFSQDVKPLEVEILVVQVGAQGQANEIYRISFDGSIVDEKSFAVIGGRSEAVQQYLREHATAQPPTLKDGLRRCLAALEQVANQKIPSENLEAAVLDRSRLGRKFRRLSGTDIAQLFA encoded by the coding sequence ATGCCGTTGCCCTACTACGTCTCGCCCGAGCAAATGATGCAGGACAAGGCGGAGTATGCCAAGAAGGGCATCGCCAAGGGACGCTCGATTATTGCCCTGGAGTATGTCGACGGTATTCTGCTGGCGGCCGACAACCCCAGCTCGTCGTTGCACAAAGTCTCCGAAGTGTACGACCGCATCGCCTTTGCCGGGGCCGGCAAGTACAGCGAGTTCGAGCACCTCAGGAAGGCGGGCATCCGCCATGCCGACCTGACCGGCTACATGTACAGCCGTGAAGACGTGAGCGCCCGTACCCTGTCCAACGCCTATTCGCAGAGTTTGGGGACGGCGTTCAGCCAGGATGTCAAACCGCTGGAAGTGGAAATCCTCGTGGTGCAGGTCGGGGCCCAGGGCCAGGCGAATGAGATCTATCGCATCTCGTTCGACGGGAGCATCGTCGATGAGAAGAGTTTTGCGGTCATCGGCGGGCGATCGGAAGCCGTGCAGCAATACCTGCGGGAACATGCCACGGCGCAGCCTCCGACACTCAAGGACGGTCTCAGACGGTGCCTTGCCGCCCTGGAGCAGGTCGCGAATCAAAAAATTCCCTCCGAAAATCTCGAAGCGGCCGTGTTGGACAGGAGCCGCCTCGGGCGGAAGTTCAGACGGTTGAGCGGCACCGATATCGCACAACTCTTCGCCTAG
- a CDS encoding Proteasome subunit beta, bacterial, with translation MKQGPFLPHHEGSSFFDFLTRHYPELTPCSNEIAARPLSLSQDVSRIGTIPVPQGTTVLALKYRDGAIIAGDRRATEGFQIADRRIEKVFRIDEYSAMAIAGAAGPCIEMAKLFQTELEHYEKLEGVQLSCEGKANKLGQMVKANLPMVFQGLVVMPLYVGYDLKRKEGRIFKYDITGGRYEESDHHSIGSGGKDARNTMREHYRPGLSEEEALRVGLLALYNAADEDVGTGGPDLVRGIYPTAKIVSNIGLVDVPEERVRALYETMIAERRRS, from the coding sequence ATGAAACAGGGTCCATTCCTTCCACATCACGAGGGGTCCAGTTTCTTCGACTTCCTCACACGCCACTATCCGGAGTTGACGCCCTGCTCGAACGAGATCGCCGCTCGGCCCCTGTCCTTGTCCCAGGATGTGAGCCGCATCGGAACCATCCCGGTGCCGCAGGGGACGACGGTGTTGGCGCTGAAGTATCGCGATGGAGCGATCATTGCGGGAGACCGCCGGGCCACGGAAGGTTTTCAAATCGCCGACCGTCGTATCGAGAAGGTGTTTCGCATCGACGAGTATTCCGCCATGGCGATCGCCGGGGCTGCCGGACCCTGCATCGAGATGGCCAAGCTGTTTCAGACCGAGCTCGAACATTATGAGAAGCTGGAGGGAGTGCAACTCTCCTGCGAAGGCAAGGCCAACAAGCTGGGGCAGATGGTGAAGGCCAATCTGCCCATGGTGTTCCAGGGACTGGTCGTCATGCCGCTCTATGTCGGGTACGATCTGAAGCGGAAGGAAGGCCGTATTTTCAAGTACGACATCACGGGCGGCCGCTACGAAGAATCGGATCACCACTCCATCGGGTCCGGCGGCAAGGACGCCCGCAACACCATGCGCGAACATTACCGGCCGGGGCTTTCGGAAGAGGAGGCGCTCCGGGTCGGGCTGTTGGCGTTGTACAACGCGGCCGATGAGGATGTGGGAACCGGGGGACCCGATCTGGTTCGCGGCATCTATCCGACGGCGAAGATCGTCAGCAACATCGGCCTTGTCGATGTGCCGGAAGAGCGGGTCCGGGCCCTGTACGAAACCATGATCGCGGAGCGAAGGAGATCCTAG
- a CDS encoding proteasome accessory factor PafA2 family protein, which produces MKESHSHNLSRVLGTETEFGIASRDPNAADPVANSIHLIGYYPNLPAPHAVWDYENENPLLDARGFEVDGERERPGPDYNRQLNKVLANGGRLYVDGAHPEYSTPECTNAREVVAFERVGERIIAQALEGITKARGREQFVLYKNNSDGKGNSYGYHENYLVSRAVSFERITQVLTPFLVTRLIYAGSGKVGAENQTNPVEYQISQRADFFETLVDLNTMVRRPIINTRDEPHSDSGKYRRLHVIVGDANMAELSTYLKVGALSMVLDLLEAGADLPRISLADPVGAIKQVSRDVQLKESLKLADGTATTAIAVQRAYLKAAQDFYACHELSQVTKDVLVRWEDVLDRLERDPRSLVRELDWVAKRYLIESYMERKSCGWDDSRVRLMDLQYHDVRPDRGLYYTLERSHMIERVVLDHEIARAEFTPPVGTRAYFRGQCVKKYPSAVYGASWTSVLFDIGQNKIKRIPLMEPLRGTESLTGELLAQAETAAALLAKLST; this is translated from the coding sequence ATGAAAGAATCTCATTCGCACAACCTGTCCCGTGTCCTCGGCACGGAGACGGAATTCGGTATCGCCAGTCGCGATCCCAACGCAGCGGATCCGGTCGCCAATTCAATCCATCTGATCGGGTACTATCCGAACCTGCCGGCGCCCCACGCGGTATGGGATTACGAAAACGAAAATCCCTTGCTGGACGCGCGCGGGTTCGAGGTGGACGGAGAACGGGAACGGCCGGGACCCGATTACAATCGGCAGCTCAACAAGGTACTGGCCAACGGTGGCCGGCTCTATGTCGATGGTGCCCACCCCGAGTATTCGACTCCGGAATGTACCAATGCCAGGGAAGTGGTGGCGTTTGAACGGGTCGGCGAGCGCATCATTGCGCAGGCGTTGGAAGGCATCACCAAGGCGCGTGGCCGCGAGCAGTTCGTCCTGTACAAAAACAATTCAGACGGCAAGGGGAACAGCTACGGATACCACGAGAACTACCTGGTGTCGCGCGCGGTGTCGTTCGAGCGGATCACGCAGGTGCTCACTCCCTTCCTCGTCACGCGGCTCATTTATGCCGGATCGGGCAAGGTGGGGGCGGAGAATCAGACCAACCCCGTCGAGTACCAGATTTCGCAGCGGGCCGACTTCTTCGAAACCCTCGTCGATCTCAACACCATGGTCAGGCGGCCGATCATCAACACGCGCGATGAGCCGCATTCCGACTCGGGGAAATATCGTCGGCTCCATGTGATCGTCGGCGATGCCAACATGGCGGAACTCTCGACCTACCTCAAGGTGGGCGCCTTGTCGATGGTGTTGGACTTGCTTGAAGCCGGAGCGGACCTGCCCCGGATCAGCCTGGCGGATCCGGTCGGCGCAATCAAGCAGGTATCCCGGGATGTGCAGCTCAAGGAATCCCTCAAGTTGGCCGATGGAACCGCCACGACCGCGATCGCGGTGCAGCGTGCCTACCTCAAGGCCGCCCAGGATTTTTATGCCTGCCATGAACTCAGCCAGGTCACGAAAGACGTGTTGGTGCGCTGGGAGGATGTGCTCGACCGGTTGGAACGGGACCCGCGGTCGTTGGTGCGGGAATTGGACTGGGTGGCCAAACGGTATTTGATCGAATCCTATATGGAGCGTAAATCCTGCGGCTGGGACGATTCGCGCGTCCGTTTGATGGACCTCCAATATCACGACGTCCGCCCCGACCGAGGGCTGTACTATACGCTGGAACGCAGCCATATGATCGAGCGCGTGGTGCTGGACCATGAGATCGCGAGGGCGGAGTTCACTCCGCCGGTCGGAACGCGGGCCTATTTCCGGGGCCAGTGTGTCAAGAAGTACCCGAGCGCCGTCTACGGGGCAAGTTGGACGTCCGTGTTGTTCGATATCGGGCAGAACAAGATCAAGCGGATTCCCTTGATGGAACCCCTGCGCGGGACCGAATCTCTGACAGGGGAACTCCTGGCTCAAGCGGAGACCGCCGCCGCGCTGCTCGCAAAACTTTCGACCTAA
- a CDS encoding Bacterial proteasome-activating AAA-ATPase (PAN) translates to MAESKGSSGRLRSLRDSVKRITKSLSDGDGVVTHKNDEHTREVEKLRIQIQSMEEEIRRLYQSRYQLEQATKQNEKLVATLQEAKSQIEALRAEVEKLTAPPSTYGIFSSLDSDGTGNVYVSGRKMKVSLHPSIKAKELRKGQEVILNEALNVIEARGFDVQGEVVRLKDVLEGNRALVTLHFDEEKVAELGEPLLSERLSVGDHLLYDPRSGCVIEKLPKSEAEELVLEEVPDVDYEHIGGLQKEIEQVRDAVELPFLYPHVFSDYKLSAPKGVLLYGPPGCGKTLIAKAVASSIAKKLGHLKDKQLRSYFLHVKGPELLSKYVGESERQVREVFKKAKERADDGHPVIVFFDEMDALFRTRGTGISSDIESTIVPQFLSEIDGVERLNNVIVIGASNRQDLIDPAVLRAGRLDVKVKVGRPDAVAARDIFSKYVTPDLPFADDDLKRHGGDARALVDSLMNTTVEAMYAMSDENKFIEVTYANGEKEVLYFKDFASGALIEGIVSRAKKYAVKRAIAQEGAGLRAEDLVRAIREEFKEHEDLPNTTNPDDWAKVAGKKGEKIVHLRTISGGPAESRQIETVNTGHYL, encoded by the coding sequence ATGGCCGAATCAAAGGGGAGTTCAGGCCGACTCCGGTCCTTACGTGATTCCGTCAAACGCATCACCAAGTCACTTTCTGACGGAGATGGGGTCGTGACTCACAAGAACGACGAACATACGCGCGAAGTCGAAAAACTTCGCATCCAAATCCAGTCGATGGAGGAGGAGATCCGGCGACTCTATCAGTCGCGATACCAGCTCGAGCAGGCGACGAAGCAAAACGAAAAACTCGTCGCGACCCTCCAAGAAGCCAAATCTCAGATCGAGGCGCTGCGGGCCGAAGTCGAAAAGCTGACCGCTCCACCCTCCACCTACGGAATCTTCTCCAGCCTGGATAGCGATGGGACCGGGAATGTCTACGTATCCGGCCGCAAGATGAAGGTCAGTCTCCATCCTTCCATCAAGGCGAAGGAACTCCGCAAGGGCCAGGAAGTCATTCTCAACGAAGCGTTGAACGTCATCGAGGCGCGCGGGTTCGACGTGCAGGGAGAAGTCGTCCGGTTGAAAGACGTGTTGGAGGGCAACAGGGCGCTGGTGACGTTGCATTTCGATGAGGAAAAGGTCGCGGAACTCGGCGAACCCCTGTTGAGCGAGCGACTGAGCGTCGGGGACCATTTGCTGTACGATCCTCGTTCGGGCTGCGTGATCGAAAAACTGCCGAAGTCGGAAGCAGAGGAACTGGTCCTGGAGGAAGTGCCGGATGTGGATTACGAACACATCGGGGGGCTTCAGAAAGAAATCGAGCAGGTCCGCGATGCGGTCGAGTTGCCGTTCCTCTATCCGCACGTCTTCTCCGATTACAAGCTGAGCGCACCGAAGGGCGTCTTGCTCTATGGCCCGCCCGGCTGCGGGAAGACCTTGATCGCCAAGGCCGTCGCCAGTTCGATCGCGAAGAAGCTCGGCCATCTCAAGGACAAGCAGCTGCGCAGCTATTTCCTCCATGTGAAGGGGCCTGAACTGCTGAGCAAGTATGTGGGGGAGTCGGAACGGCAGGTGCGCGAAGTCTTCAAGAAGGCGAAGGAACGGGCCGACGACGGCCATCCGGTGATCGTCTTTTTCGATGAAATGGATGCGCTCTTCCGCACGCGCGGTACCGGCATTTCGTCCGACATCGAGTCCACCATCGTGCCGCAGTTTCTGTCGGAGATCGACGGAGTGGAGCGGCTGAACAACGTGATTGTCATCGGCGCCAGCAACCGGCAGGATTTGATCGATCCGGCCGTGCTGCGCGCCGGTCGGCTGGATGTGAAGGTCAAGGTCGGCCGCCCCGATGCCGTCGCGGCGCGGGATATCTTCTCCAAATACGTGACGCCCGACCTGCCGTTCGCCGACGACGACCTGAAGCGGCACGGCGGGGATGCCCGCGCGCTCGTCGATTCGCTCATGAACACGACCGTCGAGGCCATGTATGCCATGTCGGACGAGAACAAGTTCATCGAGGTGACCTACGCGAACGGCGAGAAGGAAGTGCTCTACTTCAAGGATTTTGCCAGCGGCGCCTTGATCGAGGGCATCGTGTCGCGCGCCAAGAAATATGCGGTGAAGCGGGCGATCGCTCAAGAGGGAGCCGGTCTGCGGGCCGAGGATCTGGTGCGGGCGATCCGTGAAGAATTCAAGGAGCACGAAGACTTGCCCAACACCACCAATCCGGACGATTGGGCGAAGGTCGCCGGCAAGAAGGGTGAGAAGATCGTCCATCTTCGGACGATCAGCGGCGGGCCGGCGGAGTCCCGTCAAATCGAAACGGTCAACACCGGGCACTACCTGTAA
- a CDS encoding Thiazole tautomerase TenI has translation MPSVDFRLYLVTDRHQTAGRPLLSVVGRAVRAGVRAVQLRERDLTARQLLALAMDFRQEIPKVELFINDRVDLALALPSEGVHLRESSLPTSVVRSMLRPRQLLGRSVHSIDGAVVAERQGADFVVLGPIYDTPSKREYGPPLGLRVLEEAARQIRVPIFAIGGITAARAREVRQAGGFGIAVMSSILSASNVEQATEALVSAIEVS, from the coding sequence ATGCCTTCCGTCGATTTCCGTCTGTACTTGGTCACTGATCGTCATCAGACCGCCGGGCGTCCGCTCTTGTCGGTGGTCGGTCGCGCCGTCCGCGCCGGTGTGCGTGCCGTGCAGCTGCGTGAACGTGATCTGACGGCCCGCCAATTGCTCGCTCTGGCGATGGACTTTCGACAGGAGATACCGAAGGTCGAATTGTTCATCAACGACCGTGTCGATCTGGCGTTGGCGCTGCCGTCCGAGGGAGTGCATTTGCGCGAGAGCAGCTTGCCGACATCGGTGGTGCGAAGCATGCTGCGGCCACGGCAATTGCTCGGACGGTCCGTTCACTCCATCGATGGCGCGGTGGTCGCGGAACGGCAGGGGGCTGATTTTGTAGTGCTGGGTCCGATCTACGACACGCCGTCGAAGCGAGAATACGGACCGCCGCTCGGGCTGCGGGTACTGGAAGAGGCGGCGCGACAGATTCGGGTGCCGATCTTTGCAATCGGTGGAATCACCGCCGCACGTGCGCGCGAGGTGCGGCAAGCGGGCGGGTTCGGCATCGCGGTGATGTCGTCGATTTTGAGTGCGTCGAACGTGGAGCAGGCGACCGAAGCACTCGTTTCTGCGATCGAGGTCTCGTGA
- a CDS encoding Thiazole synthase, with translation MDTINDRLVIAGREFKSRLWVGTGKYKNFVETKKAIDASGADVVTVAVRRVNITDRSKENLLDYLDPKKYIILPNTAGCYTVEDAVRYARLARAAGVSDLVKLEVLGDEKTLFPDTAGLIEAAKILIKEGFIVLPYTNDDPIVAKKLVDIGCPAVMPLAAPIGSGLGIRNPYNLKIIMETVKVPIIVDAGVGTASDAALAMEYGADAVLMNTAIAGAQDPLAMAEAMKYAIWAGRLAYKAGRIPRKLYATASSPIEGML, from the coding sequence ATGGATACGATCAACGATCGTTTGGTGATTGCCGGCCGGGAATTCAAGTCGCGTCTGTGGGTCGGCACGGGCAAATATAAGAACTTCGTGGAGACCAAAAAGGCGATCGATGCGTCCGGTGCGGATGTCGTGACGGTCGCGGTGCGTCGCGTGAATATCACGGATCGCTCCAAGGAAAACCTCCTGGACTATCTCGATCCGAAAAAATACATCATCCTGCCGAATACAGCCGGCTGTTACACGGTGGAAGACGCCGTGCGTTATGCCCGGTTGGCGCGGGCGGCCGGTGTGTCCGATTTGGTGAAGCTGGAAGTGCTGGGCGACGAAAAGACCCTGTTCCCCGACACGGCCGGATTGATCGAAGCGGCGAAGATCCTCATCAAAGAAGGATTCATCGTCCTGCCCTATACGAACGACGACCCGATCGTCGCCAAGAAACTGGTGGATATCGGTTGTCCCGCCGTCATGCCCTTGGCCGCTCCCATCGGGTCCGGTCTTGGGATCCGGAACCCCTACAACCTCAAGATCATCATGGAAACCGTCAAGGTGCCGATCATCGTGGACGCCGGCGTCGGGACTGCTTCCGATGCCGCACTGGCGATGGAATACGGTGCGGATGCGGTGCTCATGAACACCGCCATCGCCGGTGCGCAGGACCCTCTTGCAATGGCTGAGGCCATGAAATACGCCATCTGGGCCGGCCGCCTGGCCTACAAAGCCGGTCGTATACCTCGTAAACTCTACGCCACGGCCAGCAGCCCCATCGAGGGAATGCTCTAA
- a CDS encoding Sulfur carrier protein ThiS has product MTIQVNGESRGVGEGQTVATLLRDLDIRADRVAVELNLEIVDRNDFETRSLREGDRVEILSFIGGGAE; this is encoded by the coding sequence GTGACGATCCAGGTCAATGGCGAATCACGCGGGGTCGGCGAGGGGCAGACGGTGGCAACCTTGCTGCGCGACCTGGACATTCGAGCCGATCGGGTCGCAGTCGAACTCAATCTGGAAATAGTGGATCGGAACGATTTCGAGACCCGCAGCCTCCGTGAGGGGGACCGGGTGGAAATATTGAGCTTCATCGGCGGTGGAGCGGAGTAA
- a CDS encoding DNA polymerase X family: MNERTRTLAQIFRAMADLLAARRANPYRVRAYRKAADSIMAVPEDLANLAARHQLQEIPGIGRDLAEKIEEFLATGTIRAYDELKTPLPEEAAGWASLPGLSDALVSYLYFRLNIRTLADLETLVASHLLRTQPGFTGSEEALLAAIRRLHGTDSVKTDEAP, encoded by the coding sequence ATGAACGAGCGTACCCGGACCTTGGCTCAGATCTTTCGTGCAATGGCGGACCTGCTGGCTGCCCGGCGCGCCAATCCCTATCGGGTACGTGCGTACCGGAAGGCGGCCGATTCAATCATGGCCGTACCGGAAGACCTGGCCAACCTCGCAGCGCGGCATCAACTTCAGGAGATTCCTGGAATCGGACGCGACCTGGCTGAAAAGATCGAGGAGTTTCTCGCAACGGGAACGATTCGCGCCTACGACGAACTCAAAACCCCGTTGCCTGAGGAAGCCGCCGGCTGGGCTTCCTTGCCGGGACTGTCCGATGCGCTGGTGAGTTATCTCTACTTCCGGCTGAACATTCGCACGCTGGCCGACCTGGAAACCCTGGTTGCGTCCCATCTCTTGAGGACACAACCAGGATTTACGGGATCGGAAGAAGCGTTGCTCGCAGCCATCCGCAGACTGCACGGGACCGATTCCGTCAAGACGGACGAAGCTCCTTGA